The Loxodonta africana isolate mLoxAfr1 chromosome 18, mLoxAfr1.hap2, whole genome shotgun sequence genome includes the window CAGACTGGGCACAATCTCCTCCAGCCCCTTCCTGGTCCACTTGGGGAAGCTGCCCTTATAGTCTGGCAGCTGGGTGACTCCTGGCCACGTGGCTTCACTGGGTGTCCCCAGGGTCCGAAAAATACGAAAGAGCTGGTCAATCTCAGAGTCGCCAGGAAACAGGGGTCTGCGAGTTACCTGGAATGGAGAAGAGGCTGTGTGGAGTCCACAGCTCTGTCAGGCCCATTCTAATGCCAGACAAACAGCCGGAACTGGAGGGGGGCCTTCAAGATCTCTTTCCAAAGGCTGTACGAAGAATCCTGGCTTTTCCTGGGATAAAGCCCACTTTATCAGTCCTTTAGCCGGTCCCAAACACCCCTTAAaaccagctgcctttgagtcaattcagactcatggcgaccccacgggtgtcggagtagaactgggctccacagggattgcagtggctgattttttgggaagtaggtcaccaggcctttcttctgaggcccctctgggaagactcaaacctccaacctttcggttagtagccaagtacgttagccgtttgcaccacccacagactcctAAGTACCCCTTAATCCACTTCTAGTAGGAATatccaggagccctgggggtgcagtggttaagcactcagctgctaatcgaaaggtccacagtttgaacccactggttgctccatgggagaaaaatatgtgacagcctgcttctttAAATATCTTAGCCTGGTCATCTCTGgagacacctaggtcaactggggTAACATAgctcacaaagaaaatgttctacatcctacttttgtgagtagcgtctgaggtcttaaaagcttgcgtgcggtcacctaagatacatctattcgTTCCATCacgtccagagcaaaggagaatgaagaaaaacaaggactaaaggactacatgaaccagagcctccatcagcctaagcccagaagaactagatggtgcctggctaccaccatggaCCATTctaacaggaatcacaatagagggtcccagacaaagccgaagaaaaatgtagaacaaaattcaaatgcacagaaaaagaccagacttactggtctaacagagactggaggaacccctgaggctaTGGCTGCTAGACACCCtactaactcagtactgaagccctcctgaagtccacctttcagccaaagattaaacaacacacgttaaaacaaacaacacacgtgaggaacatgcttcttagtccaatcaagtatacgagaccaaatgggcgacacctgcccaaaagcaaagacgagaaggcgggaagggagtggaaaactggacaaatggacaaggggaacctgggatggaaagggggaaagtgctgacacattgcaggggttgtaaccactgtcacaaaatagtttgcatataaatttttgaatgagaaaataatttgcactgtaaattttcacctaaagcacaataaaattaaaaaaaaaagattacagtctgggaaacactataggtcagttctactctgtctatagggtcaccatagttggaataggctcaagaacaatgggtttggtttgtttttttttttggtttagttggaGTAGCAGGgtgccccaccccccaacccagcAGGACACTGCCTGTGGCCTCCCTGTGGCCATGCTTTGTCCCTCCCTCTACCATCTCTGCAAAGATGCAACCAATGCTCCAGACATCCACAGCAGTGGAATAGAACTTGCAGCCCAAGAGGATTTCAGGGGCACGATACCACAGTGTCACCACCTATGGGGACAAGAAAACAGTATCAGTCAGGGGGACTGAGTGTGTGGGTGACATTCCTTCAGCTGCCCTTCTCCCCCCTTTGCCCCAGCAGTACCTCGTGGGTGTAGGTGCGCAAGGGTACCCCGAAAGCTCGAGCCAGCCCAAAGTCCGCCAGCTTGATGGCTCCCAACTCATTAATGAGCAGATTCTGGGGTTTCAGGTCTCGGTGGATGACCCGGTGAGAGTGGCAGAAATTCACCCCTTGCAGTAGCTGGTAGAGGTAGCTCTGGAATAGTGA containing:
- the CDK3 gene encoding cyclin-dependent kinase 3 isoform X2: MTAPSFVTCSTGDSGVLLRRETEGVPSTAIREISLLKELKHPNIVRLLDVVHSEKKLYLVFEFLSQDLKKYMDSTPASELPLHLVKSYLYQLLQGVNFCHSHRVIHRDLKPQNLLINELGAIKLADFGLARAFGVPLRTYTHEVVTLWYRAPEILLGCKFYSTAVDVWSIGCIFAEMVTRRPLFPGDSEIDQLFRIFRTLGTPSEATWPGVTQLPDYKGSFPKWTRKGLEEIVPSLEPEGRDLLMQLLQYDPSRRISAKAALAHPYFSSAEPSLAPRQCVLERFCR